The following DNA comes from Bradyrhizobium manausense.
GCAGATCGGCCGATAGCATCAGTTCGACCTTGTGTGCGGTGAGGATTTTTGACGCCCGCCGCAGCGCACTGCCGACGATCTCGCCGAGATCATGCAGCGCCGTGTTGGGCACGATGGCTCCTGCTTCAAGCTTGGTCATATCGAGCAGATTGGCGATGAAGCGGTTGAGCCGCTCGGACTCATCAATCACGGTCGCGAGCAGATCGCGCTTCTCGGTGTCCGACAGCGCGCCGGCGAGATCGCGCATGGTCGAGGCGGCGCCCAGCACCGAGGCCAGCGGCGTCTTCAGGTCGTGCGAGATCGAGGTCAGGAGCGCCGAGCGCAGCCGCTCGGATTCGACGGTGCGCTTGACCCGGTCCATGTCCTCGACCAGCAGCACCCGCTCGATCGCGAGCGCCCCCTGATCCACCAGCGCGTCAAGCAGCCGGCGCTGGTCCGGCGTCAACAGCGGGCCGGTGCGGTCGTTGTCGATGCCGATCACGCCGATCGGACCGCGCCCGGTGCGCATCGGCAGGAACAGCCGCTTGGCGCCCGGCAGAGTATCCGAACCCCGTCCGGCGGAGCGGTCATTGCTCCAGGCCCAGTTGGCGGCGGCGAGATCTGCCTGATCGAGCTGGTCCTCCGGTGGATAGCCCGACTTCACCGTCAGGAGCCCATCCTCCGGCAGCAGCAGCACCACATGCACCTTGAGCATCAGCGCGATCTGATAGGCCGAGGCCCACAGCACGTCGTCGAGGGTGGCGGTGCCGGCGAGCTTGCGGCTGAAAGCATAGAGCTGCTCGGTGGTCCGGATGCGACCGATTGCCGTGTCGGCCTGCGTGCGCACGCGCGCAGCAACATTCGACACCAGGATCGCGATCAGCATGAAGAAGAAGAAAGCCGCGACGTTGGTCGGATCCGTGATCGTGAAAGTGTAGACCGGCGGCAGGAAGAAGAAATTATAGGCGAGCGAGGCCACAAGGCTTGCGAGCAGCGAGGGCAACAAGCCGTAGCGCACTGCGACGGCAACCACCGCGGTGAGCAGCACGAGATCAACGTTTTCGATGCCGAACCGAGGCTGAAGCAGCGCCGCGGCGCCGATGCCGACCAGCACGATGCCGAGCGACTTCAGGTAGGGCAGCGGATTGAACGGCTCGGACCGCGCCGCGGCAGGCACTGCCGTCCTGGGCGCCGCCTCGCCCGGCAGCTCGTCGCCGGGAATGACGTGAACGCTGATATTGCCGGCACGGCGAACCAGATCATGCACGACAGAGCCGCGCGTCATTTCGAACCAGCGCGAACGCGTCGTCTTGCCGATCACGATCTGGGTGACGTTGTTGCCCTGCGCGAAGTTGATGACGTCGTCGGCAATGCGTCGGCCGACGGCGGGAATGGTCAGCGCCTCGCCGCCCAGGGATTCGGCGAGTCGCAACGTATCGGCCAGCTGGTCGCGCTCCTGCTCGGAGAGTCGTAGCGAGCGCCGCGTCTCGATCGAGACCGCCGTAAACGGCGCATGCAGTCGATCGGCCAGCCGCTTGGTGTAGCGCACGAGGCCGGCGGCGCGCGGGTCCTCGCTGACGCAGACGAGGATGCGTTCGCCCGCGGCCCAGGGACCGGCGATGGCATTCGCCTGCATGTGCGTGAGAAGCTGCTCGTCGACCCGCTCGGCGGTGCGCCGCAGCGCCAGCTCACGCAGCGCGGTCAGATTGCCCGGCGAAAA
Coding sequences within:
- a CDS encoding sensor histidine kinase gives rise to the protein MVQQRRDPEQRPSPEALLEAARREEGASGKLKIFVGAAPGVGKTYEMLQSAHARRKAGIDVVVGLVETHGRTETEALVRGLELIPRKRFDYRGQIVEEMDLDAVIARRPKIALVDELAHTNAGGSRHPKRYLDVEELLSRGIDVYTAVNIQHIESLNDVVAQITHVRVRETVPDSIFDRADAIELIDLTPDDLIQRLREGKVYVPRQAERALEHYFSPGNLTALRELALRRTAERVDEQLLTHMQANAIAGPWAAGERILVCVSEDPRAAGLVRYTKRLADRLHAPFTAVSIETRRSLRLSEQERDQLADTLRLAESLGGEALTIPAVGRRIADDVINFAQGNNVTQIVIGKTTRSRWFEMTRGSVVHDLVRRAGNISVHVIPGDELPGEAAPRTAVPAAARSEPFNPLPYLKSLGIVLVGIGAAALLQPRFGIENVDLVLLTAVVAVAVRYGLLPSLLASLVASLAYNFFFLPPVYTFTITDPTNVAAFFFFMLIAILVSNVAARVRTQADTAIGRIRTTEQLYAFSRKLAGTATLDDVLWASAYQIALMLKVHVVLLLPEDGLLTVKSGYPPEDQLDQADLAAANWAWSNDRSAGRGSDTLPGAKRLFLPMRTGRGPIGVIGIDNDRTGPLLTPDQRRLLDALVDQGALAIERVLLVEDMDRVKRTVESERLRSALLTSISHDLKTPLASVLGAASTMRDLAGALSDTEKRDLLATVIDESERLNRFIANLLDMTKLEAGAIVPNTALHDLGEIVGSALRRASKILTAHKVELMLSADLPMLELDAVLFEQVLFNLLDNAAKYSPAETIVTIGSRRERDQVVLDIADEGAGIPPDELESVFDKFYRVQKGDHVRPGTGLGLAISRGFVEAMRGTISAANRSDRSGAVLTIRLPVPAQTHALDTAA